From Solea senegalensis isolate Sse05_10M linkage group LG7, IFAPA_SoseM_1, whole genome shotgun sequence, a single genomic window includes:
- the chrna3 gene encoding neuronal acetylcholine receptor subunit alpha-3, with protein sequence MKASLWLSLPACSVLLFLLSGGTCSDAEHRLFSVLFSSYNQYIRPVENVSDPVIVQFEVSMSQLVKVDEVNQIMETNLWLRHVWNDYKLRWNPKDFGGVEFIRVPSRRIWKPDIVLYNNAVGDFQVDEKTKALLRYNGDVTWIPPAIFKSSCKIDVTYFPFDYQNCTMKFGSWTYDKAKIDLVLIGSTINLKDFWEGGQWIIIDAPGYKHDIKYNCCEEIYPDITYSLYIRRLPLFYTINMIIPCLLISFLTVLVFYLPSDCGEKITLCISVLLSLTVFLLVITETIPSTSLVIPLIGEYLLFTMIFVTLSIVITVFVLNVHYRTPKTHTMPYWVRSVFLGLLPRVMFMTRPERDPEKVTVADCVHTAHVRPRAVHSTNILQKPYNPQALASSVVSTLTNRQRLYNNTELSNLNNLSIDPGKDAVSGLLGCEGHCSCCWHQRSTKLPADSGGGSGGLGCQGILTGGSAVGLGGGSQCSSSESLDGGIISLLPFSPEVREAIEDVKNIAENMRRQNEAKEVQDDWKYVAMVIDRIFLWVFVLVCILGTAGLFLQPLLLGDDI encoded by the exons ATGAAAGCCAGTTTGTGGCTCAGTCTACCTGCGTGTTCCGTCCTCCTGTTTCTACTCTCAG GAGGCACGTGCTCAGATGCAGAACATCGTCTCTTCTCTGTACTATTCTCCAGCTACAATCAGTACATAAGACCTGTGGAAAATGTGTCCGACCCGGTCATTGTTCAGTTCGAGGTGTCCATGTCCCAGCTGGTCAAAGTG GATGAAGTCAATCAGATCATGGAGACCAATCTGTGGCTGAGACAT GTCTGGAATGACTACAAACTGAGATGGAATCCAAAAGACTTTGGAGGTGTTGAATTTATCCGAGTGCCGTCCAGAAGGATATGGAAGCCTGACATTGTACTATACAACAA TGCAGTTGGAGATTTTCAGGTGGACGAAAAAACTAAGGCCCTTCTTCGTTACAACGGTGATGTTACCTGGATTCCTCCAGCCATATTCAAGAGCTCCTGCAAGATTGACGTCACATACTTCCCCTTCGATTACCAAAATTGCACCATGAAGTTTGGCTCCTGGACTTACGACAAGGCAAAGATTGATCTGGTGCTGATTGGCTCCACAATCAATCTGAAGGACTTCTGGGAGGGCGGCCAGTGGATCATCATTGATGCTCCAGGTTACAAACATGACATTAAGTACAACTGCTGTGAGGAAATCTACCCTGATATCACTTACTCGTTGTACATCCGCCGCCTGCCTCTATTCTACACCATCAATATGATCATCCCTTGTCTGCTTATTTCCTTCCTGACAGTGCTCGTCTTCTACCTACCATCTGATTGTGGTGAGAAGATCACTCTGTGTATCtctgttcttctttctttaaCGGTCTTCCTGCTTGTTATAACTGAAACCATACCTTCCACGTCACTCGTGATTCCCCTGATTGGCGAGTACCTACTTTTCACCATGATCTTTGTCACCCTTTCTATTGTCatcactgtttttgtgttgaaCGTCCACTACCGCACCCCAAAGACGCACACCATGCCTTACTGGGTGCGGAGCGTGTTCCTGGGACTGCTACCCCGGGTGATGTTCATGACCAGGCCAGAGAGGGACCCGGAGAAGGTGACAGTGGCTGACTGTgttcacacagcacatgtaAGACCCCGTGCTGTACATTCAACAAACATTTTGCAGAAGCCTTATAATCCTCAGGCCCTGGCCTCCAGTGTGGTATCCACCCTCACGAACCGCCAACGTCTTTACAACAACACTGAGCTCTCCAACCTCAATAACTTGAGCATAGACCCAGGCAAAGATGCAGTTTCTGGGTTGCTAGGCTGTGAGGgccactgcagctgctgctggcaCCAGAGATCCACCAAACTGCCTGCAGATTCTGGGGGAGGTAGCGGAGGACTTGGTTGTCAGGGGATACTGACTGGTGGCAGTGCTGTTGGGTTGGGGGGAGGGAGTCAGTGCTCAAGCTCCGAGTCTCTGGATGGAGGAATAATCTCGCTGTTGCCGTTTTCCCCTGAGGTCAGGGAGGCTATTGAGGATGTCAAAAACATAGCGGAGAACATGAGACGACAGAATGAAGCAAAAGAG GTTCAGGATGACTGGAAatatgttgccatggtaatcgACAGGATCTTCCTGTGGGTTTTTGTCCTAGTGTGTATCCTGGGAACAG